In Edaphobacter aggregans, the sequence CGTTGTGTCGGGCATGACTCCGCCTGTTGGGCAGGAGACCGTTGTTCCGGCAACGTACTTGCCGCTGGGGTTGAGGTTGAACTGAGGATTGGCAGGATTTTGCAGGAGGTTGGAGTTGAGGCGGATCCAGTCGTGATAGACGCGGGTGTGAACGTAGTCTGCGGTAATGATGGTGCGGAAGGGAAGTTCGCGCTGGACGCCTGCAGAGACCTGTAGGGCGTAAGGCGTCGACACATATGGGCCGAGCGGCTGGACGGCTTGACGCGGTGTGGCCGTTGGATTGGCGAAGGGGGATTGCAGGTTCAGCGGATTCGCCGTACTACCAGTGATGGACTGCTGGAGCGACGTGACGCCGTTGAAGATCTGGCTGTCGATGGTCTGGTTGGCAGCGACATCAGCGAAGAACATGCCAGCGCCACCGCGAACGACCGTCTTACCGCTGCCGGCCACATCGTAGACGAAGCCGACGCGTGGAGCGAACTGGTGGTTGTCATTGTTCTGTGGCGTCAGCAGCCCGTTGTTGAGCTTCATACCGGTGTCGAAGATGCCGAGATCGTTGTCGTATCGGATACCCAGGTTGAGAGTGAGGCGTGACAGGACCCTGTAGTCATCCTGAGCCCAGAAGCCGATCTGGCTGCGAGGGAGAGAGATGTTGAAGTTGCCGGAGCCTTGAGTGAAGGTGCCCAAAGCGCAGAGGGAGTTGATGCTGGTGTGGGTTGGGTTGGTCGTTGAGTTGGTGTAGTTCCAACTGCTGACATCGGTGGTGCCATTGGGGAAGAGGTCGGCAGCGACCTGGGCCGCAGTGTAAGAGACGCCGTTGACTGTCTTGGCGGCGATAGCGGCGCAACCGCTTGCTGTGCCGTTGAGATTTTGCTGGAAGAGGCCTGTGTTCGAGCTATGGATGAACTCGGCGCCGAACTTGAGGCTGTGTTTGCCAATCAGGTAGTAAACATCGTCGCGGTAGTGCTGAACGTTCTGGTTGAAGATCTGAGGATAGTTGTAGGGTGCTCCGACAGTGACTGCGCCGAACGTGATGGCCTGCGAGGTGTAGAGAGGAAGATTTTCCCACTGGAAGTGACTGTAGCCGCCGTGCACCTCATTGATGAGATTGGTGTGGATGACGCGATTCCAGTCGCCGAGGATGGTGTAGTTGCCGCGGGTGGCGTAGTAGGCCGAACTTGGATCGGCAGTGCCAGAGGAGAAGGTCTTGTCATTCTTGAAGTTAAAGCCGTTGACGCGTCCGTAGATACGATCCTTGCCACTGGCTTGATAGTCGACGCGGCCAAGATACTCATTGACCGTGAGGATTTGAGGGAAGACGAGGTTGCCGGCGCTGCCGGGCAGTAGAGGAGAACTGGTGATGCCGCTGGACTGGTGCTCGCCTTCGTAGGAGCCGAAGTACCAGAGCTTTTCCCTTCGGATTGGACCGCCGAAGGTGCCGCCGTACTGCTGGTCGGAGAGCGGGGTGACGACGTGGACGACTGGGTCGGCGGCGTTGAAGGCGTCATTGCGGAAGTAGCCGAAGCCTGAGCCGTGGATGTCGTTGCTGCCGGTCTTGGACTGGACGTTGACGGCGACACCGGCGGAGCGGCCAACGGTTGCGTCGAAGCGGTTGGTGATGATCTGGAACTGGCTGATTGCGTCGGGCGAGAAGCGTGGCTGGCCGAAGCTGGCGTCGGCGGTGTTCTGTGTGACCTGGAGGCCATCGAGATTGATCTGGAACTTACCGGAGTTGGCGCCGCCGAGTGGCGTGTCGTTGACGATGGCGTTGACGCGTACGCCGGGAACGAGAGTGGCGAGTTGCATGTAGTTGCGTCCGTTGATAGGCAGGTTCCTGACGTCGTCGGGGGTGA encodes:
- a CDS encoding TonB-dependent receptor — translated: MKPIYRVFLALLLSVSALHAQQTGIIGHVTDAQGAVIADATVEVRQVGGTIINTKTNADGIYQVPSLTAGDYVVTVRAPNFTTVQVKTSMLIGQTPTVDVVLPIGSTTESVIVRAEDMAVDTTSSTVAGNITPDDVRNLPINGRNYMQLATLVPGVRVNAIVNDTPLGGANSGKFQINLDGLQVTQNTADASFGQPRFSPDAISQFQIITNRFDATVGRSAGVAVNVQSKTGSNDIHGSGFGYFRNDAFNAADPVVHVVTPLSDQQYGGTFGGPIRREKLWYFGSYEGEHQSSGITSSPLLPGSAGNLVFPQILTVNEYLGRVDYQASGKDRIYGRVNGFNFKNDKTFSSGTADPSSAYYATRGNYTILGDWNRVIHTNLINEVHGGYSHFQWENLPLYTSQAITFGAVTVGAPYNYPQIFNQNVQHYRDDVYYLIGKHSLKFGAEFIHSSNTGLFQQNLNGTASGCAAIAAKTVNGVSYTAAQVAADLFPNGTTDVSSWNYTNSTTNPTHTSINSLCALGTFTQGSGNFNISLPRSQIGFWAQDDYRVLSRLTLNLGIRYDNDLGIFDTGMKLNNGLLTPQNNDNHQFAPRVGFVYDVAGSGKTVVRGGAGMFFADVAANQTIDSQIFNGVTSLQQSITGSTANPLNLQSPFANPTATPRQAVQPLGPYVSTPYALQVSAGVQRELPFRTIITADYVHTRVYHDWIRLNSNLLQNPANPQFNLNPSGKYVAGTTVSCPTGGVMPDTTPGAFNVCAQAFTNVNQFFTPNESGAIYDALQMGLRHSLQHGFTSGLAYTYSRLKDSSESPFYYPNKPFVNGIHDEWANGQDDQRHTLTATGDFAWRFGLSLSGLFHYGSGNAFPTTVNTTQPTGYAPSYNRTFALNTTPIAPGATCPAAPCVTVYNNPANNYLDTATGYYLTKRDALYGRNIYRMDTRLQESHQINDRFRAIVAVEAFNLFNHSNYGNYNGIVTLPTYGTPAATTSAATGIPVEWRPRSLQFLARFEF